In Kordiimonas sp. SCSIO 12610, the sequence TTCAGGGTGCTAATACATTCATCACCCAGTTCCAGGAAAGTCGACCAGCTGTGCTTGCAGGTGAAGAAGCAATTGACGCTGCGCTTAGTGTTTTAAGAAACCAAAAAGCGAGAGAGTTTTTAACATCGATAGAGTTAGATGCAATTAACTCTGCTGATATTAAATACTTGGGTGATTTCACGAGTCTCGGTGAGCAACCTAGCAATTTACTTGAGAACAAAATACAGGATGAAATAAAAGATACTGTGAATTCAACTGATATCGATCAATAAATAAAAGCGAGTAAGTGTCAGGAATATTTTGTTCAGTATATCTTGCGGTATCGAGTTCAAAGATGTCGATACTACATAGAACATTAATATAAGAATGCCTGAATTATGACGTTGAAGAGGTATTTATGTCATCTGGGTTACTAACTATCGGCTTGTTTTGGCATTCTCCGAATTCTGACAATTTGGGCGTAGGGGCACTTACAATTGCTAATATCGAGCTACTTAACAAAGCGGCTCAAAGGGCAGGCGTAAATCTAAAATTTATAATTTTTGGCTACCTCGATAATCGTGATGTGTATGTAAAGGCTGATAATATCGAAACCGTAGCCCTTAACGGAAAACTTGTAGCGCTACCTTGGCATGGCCTTGGGAAACACTTAAAACAATGTGATGTCATGTTTGATATTGGCGGTGGCGATAGTTTCGCAAGCATTTATGGCTGGAAACGGATTACGTATTTTCTGATCTCTAAATGGCGAACAGTGCTAAGTGGATGCCCACTAATATTGTCACCTCAAACAATTGGCCCATTCGATCGAGGTTTCATGACATGGTTCGCCGGGCTAACGGTTAGACGTGCATATCTTACATTTGCGCGGGACCAACTGTCTTTATCGCATTTGTTAAATGATCTGAAAGTCCCAGAAAAGTTATCCCGAATTACAACTGATGTCGCCTTTGCATTACCATATAAAAAGGTGGAGCTTGGTAAATCATCCAAGCCTCGTGTGGGTATTAATATATCGGGATTACTGTTAAATGGCGGTTATACTGGTCAAAATGAATTTGGTCTTACATTGGATTACGGTGACTTAATGCGTCAGGCGATTGAATATTTTCTCGATAGTGGTGCCGAAGTACATTTAGTGTCTCATGTCATTACCGAGAATGTTGTCGAGGATGATTACCGAGCAGCAGCGAAGCTTATAAAAGAATATCCAGATGTTATTCTGGTGCCTGCTTTTAAAGATCCTATTGAAGCAAAAAGCTACATATCGGGCCTCGATTTTTTCACAGGTGCGCGAATGCACGCTTGCATCGCAGCGGCATCATCCGGGGTACCTGTGGTTCCTATGGCATATAGCCGAAAGTTCCAGGGGTTATTTGGTGCCTTCGGATATAATCATACTTTAGAATGTAAAGAATTAGAC encodes:
- a CDS encoding polysaccharide pyruvyl transferase family protein, which gives rise to MSSGLLTIGLFWHSPNSDNLGVGALTIANIELLNKAAQRAGVNLKFIIFGYLDNRDVYVKADNIETVALNGKLVALPWHGLGKHLKQCDVMFDIGGGDSFASIYGWKRITYFLISKWRTVLSGCPLILSPQTIGPFDRGFMTWFAGLTVRRAYLTFARDQLSLSHLLNDLKVPEKLSRITTDVAFALPYKKVELGKSSKPRVGINISGLLLNGGYTGQNEFGLTLDYGDLMRQAIEYFLDSGAEVHLVSHVITENVVEDDYRAAAKLIKEYPDVILVPAFKDPIEAKSYISGLDFFTGARMHACIAAASSGVPVVPMAYSRKFQGLFGAFGYNHTLECKELDTEAAIKFLKLKYENIDQLKEDVTDLYSQASEKLGVYIDEVSELMAKIS